A segment of the Bactrocera neohumeralis isolate Rockhampton chromosome 3, APGP_CSIRO_Bneo_wtdbg2-racon-allhic-juicebox.fasta_v2, whole genome shotgun sequence genome:
TGTCATAGAAAATGGCTTATGGCATAACAGCTGGATGAGAAATCACATGAGATACGTTACGGTTGGTGTGTATGCAAGTACAGTTACatgtgaaaacaaatgcaaagtatattaagtttgccacgaagtttgtaacacccagatggaaacgtcggagaccctaaaaAATTacgtatatacaagtacataaataaatgatcagcaggCAACTGACTCGATTTAACCTAGTTCGTCTCTCCATCTCTTCGTCCGTTGATCTGCATATACCCGAACTAGTAcctcggtttttgagatatcgttctgaaattttacacagatccaTTCTACCCAAGAttctgctcatttatcggaaccgtTATCGGActactgtaacatatagctgggAATCTTTTTGCGCCATTTGTTTCTCTAAAGGCAGGATTATCTCACGAAAAGTACTTGCCATGTAAGCccattaaatttacatttcaaaAAGTGCTTCAGAAGAGTATAAATAGAAGATTTCCAACTCCATAACCGAAAACCAAAAGTTGGTCACTATAAAGTAAGATATGTCTTTCTATACCATCCAAACGGAAGCGAATCAGACCGTGTAGCGCTTGCCATGAATGATAACATGGATTCATTCTTGTTAAGCTCTGTGCTAAGTCTCTGAAATGCATGGACATATTATCTATGGTATGTGATGCGAACCGCAGCAAACAATGTATTTTTTCTGGATTCAAGGAgcatttgttgctttttttattgttataatataTAAGGTCGGAAATGTTATTATCGTTGATTTATGCGAAACGTTTTGCAATTTGTAAGGGGGTGTAACGGGATATAGTCAAGCTTCTGGGTGAGCAGTTACTCGTATAGTCGTAGGGCTATACCCAATTTCTTGTTTAAGAGACGGTAGCCAAGCCGTGTGGATCCTGGGGTCACAGCTAAAAGAAAGCaagcttcagcggagccactccgaCATATTAGGTTTAAGGGTTCGCTGAAGTCTAATTGTAGCGTCTGCTCACCAGAGGTACACCTGCGCGCAGTCGTCGGTCTTGAAACAAACGGCTTGCTATATAAATGCGTTTAAAACTTTATACTGCTCGCCTAGCGAGGTTGTGCGTTAAGTTTAGGTCCCGCCACGTagaaaaagaatgaaaaaaggaaaaaatgtaaaagaaaacacCATTGCTTTTAGGAGTATTCAAgaaaaaggttttgcggaagatatATGGTTttttgcgcgttggcaacggcgagtaccgcagtctATGAAACAATAGTACTTaagagatatacggcgacattgacatggttcgcaaatcaagagacagcggctgcgctggctaggtcatgttgtccggatggaagagaactcTCCTGCTTTGAAGATTTTCGACTCAGTACCCGTCGGTGGAAatagaggaaaaggaagaccttaCCTCCCTTGAAGAGATTAGGTGGCAAAAAACCAGGCTACACTTTGAATTTCTGGAAATgtaaaatgcatacatatactatttactttgacagctaataCTATTGGAAATTGTATGCCcctaacaattatttttataaaattatcgcCAGAATCGTAGAGATAAAACCACCAATCACACCACCAACCAGATTGTAGtgaattattggaaaaaaaatctgcaaaacATTGTTGCTGTGCTCCACGCGCGCTCTGAGAACTCCGGGCTCGGGAAGAATTGTCTCCAATCTCCGTTTATTCCATTCCCAGATTATCGCCCACACATTTGAtagatttcaattttaaaattaatgatttcttCGCCGAAACCCTGAGCTCAAGTTAGACTCAATCGTCCATCAGCAAATCGCAAGAGGACAACAGAACTTTCATCCAGTTCTATGGTAATAAATAAtagccaacaagtcgtcttaaATTGATAGAAAACTTAGAGTATACTTGCCACCAACTTTCCAACTGAGCTTTGAATTGTCTGTTAAGAAACCCACTTTTTATTTCATCCTCTTATTACGTATCGCTTGAAGCTATTAGTAAAAATGAGAATCCTAAATGATTAGGAGTGGAGTCGAAATTGCTAAGAATTTCAAAACCTCCATACCAGTAGGAAAAATATATGCCTACATATATCTGAACTTCCTTCCATCTGTCCACCTGAATTTCCTTCGGTCCGTCCGTATGAACTTTCTTCCGTCTATCTGAACGCTTCAATCCGTTAATCAGAACCTCCGTTCGCCTATCTGTACTTCGTTCCATCCGTCAATCTGAACTTTTCATCTGTCAGAACTTTTTTCCGTCTATCTGAACACTTCAATCTGTTAATCAGAACTTCCGTTCGCCTATCTGAACCTCCTTCCGTCCGTCAATCTGAACTTTTCATCTGTCAGAACTTCTTTCCGTTTATCTGAACTTGCTTCCATCTATCTGAACTCACTTCCATCCGTCTAAACTTCCATCCGTCAATCTTAACTTCCTTCCGTCCAGCTAAACTTCCTTTCGTTTATACGAATTTCCGTCCGTCGATCTGAACTTCCTTCAGTCCATCTGAAGTCCACTCCGTCCATCTGCATATCCATCCATTTATCTCAACACTTCCACCCGTTTATCTGAACCTCCCTTCGTCCATTTGAACTTCCGTCAATCTGAACCTTTCATCTGTCAGAACTTTTTTCCGTTCATCTGAACTTCCTTTCTTTTATAAGTATTTTGGGCCATCTACCTGAACTTCCTTGCGCCCGTCTGAAGTCCATTCTATCTATCTGTATATTCGTCCGTTAATCTGAATTTCCATCCGTCAATCTCAACATTCCGTCTTCCTTCCGTTAATATGAATTTCCGTCCGACAATCTGAACTGCCTTCCATTCATTTGGATTTCCTTCCGTTCTTTCGAACTTCTTTCCTTACGTTCTATCCAAatttccgtccgtccgtctgaaCTTCCCTCCATTAAACTGAACTTCTCTCTGTCCATATTAATTTCTGTGCATCAATCTGAAATTCCGTCCATCTttctcaatttttctttttatttgaggCCTATTAATGAAGTTAGGTGGACGGATTGGTATTTTTTTACCACAACAAGATTTAGTGTCAACAATATATTAAATCGGTTCACCATATCTGCAAGCTACCATATCTTTATGGTATATATTGGTTAATAGGCGATATTGAAAGCTTTGACGGTGTTTGATGTGTGGCTGAACTTGTATACATCAGTACAAATCTAGAAAGGCGCAACAACAACTTTGCGTctcaaatttaaaatgattcAACACCCTTTCTTGAGTCTCATTTGCCAGCGACAGAACCGAAAGTGGCAAAACCACAAGCAAAATATGAAAAGGCCAAAGTCATCAAATTTCAATGAATTCACGTCATCACGCGATAGCAATCCAGTCATTGCCTCGAACACAAATTGCAAGTGGGGAAAGATTTGAATATAATCGAAGCATACTGTGGGTTAGTGGCCTACGGCAGCCGCACTGCTTAGCAAATCTGTATTCGTATGtgcgtaagtatgtatgtgtggaatgGCTGTGCAGTACCGGCTGATTGTGGTGGGATATTCAAATAACCTAAGTCGGCCCACCCGCCATACACGCGCACAATGATGGATGATTGCACGGCGAATGTGAATGCGATGGCGGCGTGCATTGTTGGGGCATGAATGCGGCACTCAACGATCCTCCTTTTTGGCTTTTATTAGGTGCAAATTTATGCTGAATTTCTAATGTCATCGCTGTTGTGGCATAGCGATGAGAATATGACGACAAAACCAATCACAGAAGCGGCACAATTCATGCCTTCTATTTTTTGCTCCGTCCATGTGCCGTAAGAAATTCGGCTCGTTTATTATTCTTTCGGCGTTTCTAGTGTGTGGCGCTGTGTGAGGGGGTGTGAGCTGCCTAAAGGGTTACCTTTCGTATGCCATTACAATTTACTCTGCCGCTCaactgcttcttcttcttatgcGTTATTTATTCCGGTTTTTATTGCTGCACATCCTGTCGGCATCTGTGGAAAATTTGTAGGCTTTCTCACACCATTTCTTTAAAGCGCAGTTAGAAATGTGGCCTAACACACTTGCCACCTACGCAAGAAGCTGCTGAAATAtttacagatatgtatgtaccgttatgtatgtatctatggaTTTTGGCACTGCGTGTCCGGCAGTTTTTGGCATCTGCTGGTGTCATATTTTTTACCCCTTTGCTTCctcaatttttattcttttttgttttttggttggCATCTTTGACCTTCCTGTTTTTTATGGTTCGCCCTAACGACCATAAAGTGGCAATTCTCTGACAATTTATGTTGTAGGCGCTTCTGTGAAGGATTTGCAGGCATATAAAATTTAGATACATATGTGCCTGCAATACAATTAGTATGCCCACTTCTCGTCTATTTTTTGTGGTCTATATTTTCAAACTGCACATCTACTTGATATTTCTATGCTCAGAAAACTCCTGATACTTCAAAGCATATTTAGAAAGTGCATGTGAAAGTCCAAAACGGGTCTCATAAATAAACATTCCTACTCTAGCTCTACGTGCTACCTTTAGttgaaaaggaaattaagttCTGTTGAATATAACGGCTGATCCAAGTATaactacttttttcaatagctttttttttgacagttcaCGCTGgaatcgtgtcaagctgtcagaattgcttgtcatttcatcatggaaagccGCCTGAACAACGATTTCAAATCGTTCGACtctattatgaaaattcacgttctgtgaagaatgtgtttcgcgcgcttcactcaacttatggtcaacataatcggcctacggagcatactattcgcaacaccatcacccatcttgagacccagcattcattattagatgatattcgaccgaatagaacacgtccagcacgcagtgaagaaaatatggcaGCCGTAACTGAAAGTGTACCAAAGacgaagaccgtggaaagtcgattcggcgctgttTGCAGCaacggactgacgtatggaaagaTTTAACGCATTCCACGTCGAGATttcaaattgaaagcgtacaaacttttgcaagaactgaaaccactcgacattcccaagcgacattgcttcgctctatgggctcttaaaaagtttcaagaatatccgatgttttcaaaacaaattttgttcagccatGAGACCCATTACTGGCTcgatgggtatgtaaacaagaaaaaatgacgCATTTGGGACacagagcaacctgaagagattgaagagctgccatttcatctagaaaaaacaaaggtttgatgtggttttgtgagccggtggaatcagcGGCTcgtatttcttcgaaaatgataccggtgagaacgtaaccatcagtGGCGAGCGTTATCATGCCATGacaactgactatttgatgcctgaaattgaagctcgtgatctcggcgacatttggtttcaaaaagacggcgccacttcccacacatcgcatcaatcaatggttttattgagaaaacacttcggtgagcagataatttcgcgATTTGAACCGggcgattggccaccaagatcgtatgatatcacaccgttacaaGTTTTTCTGTAGTGTTATGTAAAGACTAAAATCAGGAtgacaatcctgcttcgattcagctcttggagcaaaatatcacgcgtgtcatttgccagttaccagtcgaaatgctcgaaggagcgtaataaacattctccattcaatttgaagtttctgagtTTTCTCTTTAGTAGGTAACCTTGAAATGCATCACCCTTAAATATACTATGATGATTCGTTGATGATGATAGTAAAATGGCTATAGTCGACTTCCTAGTAACTTCTGAATCGcttttcaatttcttctttCTTGTGCAAAACCCATCCGTTTTTGATATTAGCATGCGCACCTTTACTGTTCCGGAACATTTTTGATTAATAGCAGAACTCAAAGGTATTTGCCCTTCGGAACTCAATGACATTTATTTGGGGCATTAAAAAACCTAAGCCATTCTGAGTTATCTTAGAATTTGTAAGCTTACAGAACAGTTTGCGAAGTTAACAGATTGAGATTTTCATGATTTTCACAAAATGCTGTTAACAGAAAACGCCATAACTTAGTCgaaaattaagatacaaaactgtaattGGTAAAATGAATCGCAGTAAGAAGGGGTATTGGTGGGTTTAAAAATAGTTGTGGGTATGGCCTGCCCTCTCTGGATAAATCTCGTTGGCACCTCACACATAAAATCGGATGATTGCTTCCCTAGCCTTATATAACTAATACATGTAAGAACTTTCAAATATCCGTTTGAATTTATACCaatatattggtcaatatgtgTGCTATattaatgaaactcagagatCGTTctattctggtaaatatatggggtattccataccaaatcgaccacttttgaacccgacccctttagattttgctgaaacttatccatccttttctaccctttaaaaacatttttgagaattttttcaaaattttttgattttcaaatagccataactttgttgaaattgacttttggggacctttttaaaaaaatgtaacacgatcaattatataaaacaatcggttttttttaagtaaaatcgtcatttttttttgtaagttcgccatttttttttttttttttttcctcgaaaaaaacttcaattaatttgacaactatccctgctaatcccggagtgggccgatttttttttatatttttctttattttattcagttttgaaaatttacaatttttttttaaatgttggaTGTTCCTAATAATTTcctaatttaataaattaataaatttcctGTTATATATTGCTCGTTCGTGGAATATTGTTTATTCCAAAAGAATTTCGTTCAATCTGTATCAGAGAATGAagattagggggattctcttgctctaaAAAAACCCTtacacggtgcacgaattgcagaattttcctcttggtgcaacggcacaacaacaaacacacacagaaaattatttgcaatggctgtaaaatatgtcagccaatacatgtttattttcgtgcaataactcgtaaaaaaataattgcaaccctgtgctagctgtctttatattatgtataacgCTACATTCTTTGTCTGGACTAACCATGTACACGCACCGACTATAGTAAATTAGTGAATACGCAAACCCCAATTGAACGGAACTATGTTTAAGTGCTACcaaattgtgtcaaaatattgcttaaaaacttatcaaatttatattgaatttgtagtttttgttacTTTGACAACAAAGCGTTGTGATGTGGGAATCTCTTAGTTTGCATACACTTTTAGGCAGATATAAGtggaaaaaagttaaagaaatataaCGCATGAGTTGGATACGTGCTCTGTTTCCAAAAAAACTCAACTAATTCTTTTCTAATTGTTAACGTAACGTAACACATCCTAACATTTCGATTACAACGTGTCTTGTTATTACTCGAtaactttatacccaaatgctTATCGAATGTGTCAGTAATAATAACACCCATTCTATTACTTGTAATTGgatcatttgtttgttttcatataaTCGCGACTGCCATAGATTAGTTGATAAATAAAAGTGGCAAAAATTATTATCCGAAGTCGTAAAAAGACAAATGTTATTGCTAACTGCAAGTAAAGTGTAAATGTAGCTACTGCCGTAACGTTTGCAGTAAAGATTGTGTTAGGCAACAGGGCGAATCAATGTAACAGACGTACGAGTCctaaacaataattattttgataagtGAAACAAAGAACAACGAAACTAACTGTTGAAGCAGAATGGCATTCAGGAAGCGGAGCGGAGCAACTGATCGACAAGTACTTGTCGATAACGAGCAGGTACCATATCGGGGGAGTGCAATTGACAACAACTTTGGTGGCTCAGCAGATCCTAACAGAATTAGCGCAAATGCTGAATCAAGCGATGAGGATGAAATAAAATGCATGCCAGCAATTTTGCCAACAATGGATAACGAATTGGATCCAGAACAAATACGTAGTCGCGGACAGATATTGATGACTGATGCGCCACCTGATCGCTATAACTATACTTATGCCGTTTTCTATTTGCTGGGCATTGCCACCATGACACCGTGGAACTTCTTCGTAACAGCAGAGGATGTAAGTTGGTGCACTGAGTtgtatgacaaaaaaaaatcaaaatcatgtaaaacaaaaaacttgctATTTCTTCATAATCATTGTTGTGTTTTGCGCAGTGCTGCACTCTAAAACAAAAGCATTGTTTGATAACAAGTGGCAGTTGCACAGCTGTTATCGTTTTCTTCGTAGGAAAAACActgcaacatatttttttcttttggtgcCCAAAACTTGAACTACTACGCTGCggttataaattttcaaaagttgagataaaaaatacacaaaccTTGCTTTAAGTCTGTTCATTgtgcatgcatatacatacatatatttccttGTAATATTTATCAGCATGAGGAGAGTGAGTcctattatttaaacataaatcttATGTAGTAAACAAAGCTTATCAGTTTCTAAATGTGCAAATTCTACAAATAATGACTGACAGATCTGTATGTataagtgtaaaaatatatagttgAATGGATATAGTATGTACGTTCATTTGTAGTACCTTCATAGATGTGAGTTATGACATGAATGTGCCttggcataaaaaaatttgcatttaaatataatCTAGGCCATTagacgtacatatatgtatatgtgactcACTCAAGTGAAAACTAAGAACTTCAACAGCAcgtaattgtaaatttttatcaattgctttaaaatttaggaAGGTTTGTTgtaaccgccgatatcgaaacGCTATTAGTTGTATATGCGTATGCGTATGcgttttttatgtttgcttattcAAAGTATACATTTGTCACAATTGAGGGATGTGACCAACCTTTTCAACTGGGAGGATCTGAACCGccacacttaccgatccaaacggggttagatcgccgaaagaacagcccttggtcggatgaaatccgagtcaattccggtgcgtagaaccggctgtcgtgggaaatttagatttccgttaaaacaacaacaacaaacgctaTTAGTCAAAGCTGCCATGGAAACTGATcgaacaaaatcaaattcttgtatagaatattttctgaaattaaggttttttctttttacatatACTTTTAACGTATTCTAAATTTTATTCATCAAAATGCATTCTTTCTTTTAGTACTGGATGTTTAAATTCCGAAACACGACCATCAACGAAACCTCCGATTTTGTACCAGAACTGACACCAATGCAAAAAAGCTTTACCTGTGATCTAACGCTCGCGGCATCTATATCGGGCACAACCTTTCTCATACTTAACGCCATTTATGGGCATCTCGTTTCACTAAAGGTGAAAATGTTAGCAACACTTTTCACTATTTTAGGCATTTTCATAATAACCACGAGCTTCGTTGAAATCAACACCGACCACTGGCAGGAACAGTTTTTCTTAATCACATTGTTTACGGTTGTAATCATTAACAGTAAGTACTATATATCAAACCATGCCTACTTCTGTCTGTtgttaaccaaaattttttgtattttttagtaTGTTCGGCCACAATGTCTGGCGGTATATTCGGCGTGGCTGGTCTCTTCCCATCACATTATATGACGGCTTTGGTCAGTGGTCAAGCCTTGGGCGGTATACTGTCAGCGCTCGCTTTCATTTTAGTGCTCGCTTTTGGCTCTGCGCCCGATGTTACTGCTTTGATATATTTCATCATTGGTAGTGCTTTGGTTTTTCTATCCATAATCTGCTATATAATCATGTCACATCAGCCATTTTTTAAGTATTACGTCGAAGGTGGTGATAAGTACAAAATTTTGGCCGACACACCCTCACACAGTCGTAGTGTTGACACTGGCGTAGATTTAGATCCGAATGTAAAGGAGGTCTTTGGAAAAATTTACGTTGAAGCCGTCAACATATGTCTACTTTTTGCGACCACACTCTCCGTATATCCATCGGTCACGGAGCTAATGCAGTCGGAAAATTACGGCAAAGGACACGCATGGAATGGTAAGGCGCTTAATTTTGTGTGTATATTAGatataaagtaataaaactttaattgtTTGCAGATACCTACTACATGCCAGTGGTAAATTATCTATTCTTCAATTCCGGTGACTACTTTGGACGTATACTGGCCGGTTTGTGGGAGCGAGTAGGTTGTTGAATAACTTTCGTTGTAATTGCTATTAACTATATTTACTTCCAGCCACGCAATAATCCACACACGGTGCTTTTAATGACTTTTATACGTCTGCTG
Coding sequences within it:
- the LOC126752760 gene encoding equilibrative nucleoside transporter 2 codes for the protein MAFRKRSGATDRQVLVDNEQVPYRGSAIDNNFGGSADPNRISANAESSDEDEIKCMPAILPTMDNELDPEQIRSRGQILMTDAPPDRYNYTYAVFYLLGIATMTPWNFFVTAEDYWMFKFRNTTINETSDFVPELTPMQKSFTCDLTLAASISGTTFLILNAIYGHLVSLKVKMLATLFTILGIFIITTSFVEINTDHWQEQFFLITLFTVVIINICSATMSGGIFGVAGLFPSHYMTALVSGQALGGILSALAFILVLAFGSAPDVTALIYFIIGSALVFLSIICYIIMSHQPFFKYYVEGGDKYKILADTPSHSRSVDTGVDLDPNVKEVFGKIYVEAVNICLLFATTLSVYPSVTELMQSENYGKGHAWNDTYYMPVVNYLFFNSGDYFGRILAGLWERPRNNPHTVLLMTFIRLLYVPFFLCANSNAHNFLPVLVHTDTTFIILMISFGITNGYLANISLIMAPRSVMRHEKEMASSIMAASLSLGLAVGSLLSMAFVQML